In Zunongwangia profunda SM-A87, the following proteins share a genomic window:
- a CDS encoding helix-turn-helix domain-containing protein: MKSTGKIIYEVRKQKGISQEELAIMAKVNLRTIQRLENDINEPRNATINLICEALEIDQNDLQSQVEKENSGSLIQKLINSIFLLFFNVSIASFIIYLTVYNSANIYSRISAFFLCILLPYFIVSITRNSKSHLRLIKFGTGFILLIVFSAFPSKVVHNNI; the protein is encoded by the coding sequence ATGAAATCGACTGGAAAGATCATTTATGAGGTTCGAAAGCAAAAAGGTATTTCCCAAGAAGAATTGGCGATCATGGCCAAGGTCAATTTAAGAACCATACAAAGACTGGAAAATGACATAAATGAGCCAAGGAACGCTACTATAAATTTGATTTGTGAAGCTTTGGAAATAGATCAAAATGACTTACAGTCCCAAGTAGAGAAAGAAAATTCAGGTAGTTTAATTCAAAAATTGATAAATTCTATATTTCTACTTTTTTTTAATGTATCAATAGCATCTTTTATCATATACTTGACGGTCTATAACAGTGCAAATATTTATAGTAGAATAAGTGCATTCTTTCTTTGCATTTTACTCCCATATTTTATTGTTTCAATAACACGCAATTCTAAAAGCCATTTGAGGCTTATAAAATTTGGAACAGGTTTTATTCTTCTAATTGTTTTTTCTGCTTTTCCAAGTAAAGTTGTCCACAACAATATTTAG
- a CDS encoding TlpA family protein disulfide reductase — MQKLILFISILLLIINVGCNTPKHNPMDHPVVELSLVSQTPQNKFSFPKLYSTYPVFSTAEISKKYYLEKLENFKGIPKLDTFLIQTESFKSGNFFGKIALYSDDNKDLSFYRDSLKMFYDKNSHNLNIISGFRGNKQIIIADLNNNKDFSDDSILSFPKNKDESIKNIDSVVEFKYNLNDSVSTNFSKRHIRIFPDSNSIYAKFLKDSLNKSLATSFELMDFMKGQLRIDTLDYDIAIQGFVKNRTLILVKPINISLSDQDKVFNENFYFSVGDTLILEDNFYKIDSLSDNFRKLYFSLIKNIDVYRGRRLGVKIKNYNLTSLTKDTTTIKEFSKGKKFILLDFWGTWCVPCLELLPNLKKFHQENDNVSIISIALDESIDVVKDYSEKEAMYWNHAYVDRNNRKGIITDLRVESYLTFILLNDKLKILYKGAGETALENIEKILRSKK, encoded by the coding sequence ATGCAAAAATTAATTCTTTTCATTTCAATATTACTATTAATTATAAATGTTGGCTGTAATACTCCAAAGCATAATCCCATGGATCACCCAGTCGTAGAACTATCATTGGTCTCCCAAACGCCTCAAAACAAATTTTCTTTCCCAAAATTATATTCTACATATCCAGTTTTTTCAACTGCTGAAATTTCAAAAAAGTATTATTTAGAAAAGCTTGAAAACTTTAAAGGAATTCCAAAATTAGATACATTTTTAATACAAACAGAGAGTTTTAAATCTGGGAACTTTTTTGGAAAGATTGCATTATATAGTGATGATAATAAAGATCTAAGCTTTTATAGAGACTCTCTAAAAATGTTTTATGATAAAAACTCCCATAACTTAAATATTATATCAGGTTTTAGGGGAAACAAACAAATAATAATAGCAGATTTAAATAACAATAAAGATTTTAGTGATGATTCTATCCTTTCGTTTCCTAAAAATAAGGATGAATCTATAAAAAATATAGATTCAGTTGTCGAATTTAAATACAATCTAAATGATTCAGTATCTACAAATTTCTCTAAAAGACATATTAGAATATTCCCAGATTCAAATAGTATTTATGCTAAATTTCTGAAAGATTCTTTAAACAAGTCTTTAGCTACTTCTTTTGAACTTATGGATTTTATGAAAGGTCAACTAAGAATCGATACCTTAGATTATGATATAGCTATTCAAGGATTTGTGAAGAATAGAACGTTAATTTTAGTCAAACCAATAAATATATCATTATCCGATCAAGACAAAGTATTTAATGAAAATTTTTATTTTTCAGTAGGAGATACATTAATATTAGAGGACAATTTCTACAAAATTGATTCTCTTAGCGATAATTTTCGAAAATTATATTTTAGTTTGATTAAAAATATTGATGTGTATCGCGGTAGAAGACTAGGTGTTAAGATTAAGAATTATAACCTTACATCTTTGACTAAAGATACGACAACAATCAAAGAGTTTTCAAAAGGGAAAAAGTTTATTCTATTAGATTTCTGGGGCACATGGTGTGTACCATGTCTAGAATTATTACCAAATCTTAAAAAATTCCATCAGGAAAATGACAACGTTTCAATTATCAGTATTGCATTAGATGAATCTATAGATGTTGTTAAGGATTATTCTGAGAAAGAGGCTATGTATTGGAATCATGCATACGTGGACAGAAACAATAGGAAAGGTATAATAACTGATTTGAGAGTAGAAAGTTATCTTACATTTATTTTACTTAATGACAAACTGAAAATTCTATATAAGGGAGCGGGTGAAACAGCCTTAGAAAATATCGAAAAAATATTGAGAAGTAAAAAATAA
- a CDS encoding TlpA disulfide reductase family protein, protein MKQFTSLILLFSVICFAQNKSYSIKGTIKNAASDYLYIIGEDFIDSTKIKDEKFEFKGQFDHPKKISLSTKNTRRSDGIYLENSDYEIDLEVSPGDKSMSIIHLTGKSKTQNLKNEFVSFYESNYDQKDFGRKVYNKLDTLISTYPKNPLIGEMLAAIVEQGGIISSFEASNLLDKLDLKFQNKSSINDIKVNIKKYEKFEIGSKLPTIILPNENNKMVDISKSNAELTFIEFWFVGCTPCMEAIPKLKEVYKKFNTENVEIIFIAIQENKESWKNALEKFDMPWQNLICVDKTSNKTIQSLQIQFYPSSFLVDKNNQILGVNLEPIQLKNRLKELLAEKS, encoded by the coding sequence ATGAAACAATTCACAAGTTTAATATTATTATTTTCCGTAATATGCTTTGCCCAAAATAAAAGCTATAGTATTAAAGGAACAATCAAAAACGCCGCATCCGATTATCTTTATATAATAGGGGAGGATTTCATTGATAGTACGAAGATTAAAGATGAAAAATTTGAGTTTAAAGGTCAATTTGATCATCCTAAAAAGATTAGTTTATCCACAAAGAATACAAGGCGTAGCGATGGAATATACTTGGAAAACTCTGATTATGAAATTGATTTGGAAGTAAGTCCCGGTGATAAATCTATGTCAATTATTCATCTTACTGGAAAAAGTAAAACTCAAAACCTTAAAAATGAGTTTGTATCTTTTTATGAATCAAATTATGATCAAAAGGATTTTGGACGTAAAGTGTACAATAAATTAGATACCTTAATTTCGACATACCCTAAAAATCCATTGATAGGAGAAATGCTAGCGGCTATTGTTGAGCAAGGAGGAATTATATCATCTTTTGAGGCTAGCAACTTATTAGACAAGCTAGACTTAAAATTCCAGAATAAATCTTCTATAAATGATATTAAAGTAAATATCAAAAAATATGAAAAATTTGAAATAGGCTCGAAACTACCTACAATTATTTTACCTAATGAGAATAATAAAATGGTAGACATTTCTAAGAGCAATGCTGAACTAACATTTATTGAATTTTGGTTTGTTGGATGCACACCATGCATGGAAGCAATACCAAAGCTAAAAGAAGTATACAAAAAATTTAATACTGAAAATGTAGAAATTATATTTATTGCTATACAAGAAAATAAAGAAAGCTGGAAAAATGCTCTAGAGAAATTCGATATGCCCTGGCAAAATCTAATTTGTGTGGATAAAACTAGTAACAAGACTATTCAATCTTTGCAAATTCAATTTTATCCATCTAGTTTTTTAGTAGATAAGAATAATCAGATTTTAGGTGTAAACTTAGAACCAATCCAACTAAAGAATAGATTAAAAGAGTTGCTTGCCGAAAAATCTTGA
- a CDS encoding helix-turn-helix domain-containing protein translates to MSTATKTSHIGRKISRIRELRGMKQEALAAELGISQQSVSSLEQSEHIEDEKLERVAKVLGVSKEAIENFSEENLIYNIQNNYEGSNKGASSVSVSNLNCTFNPLDRLVQAYEEKEKLYERLLKAEKEKVAYLEKLLDKK, encoded by the coding sequence ATGAGCACAGCAACAAAAACCAGTCATATCGGTAGAAAGATCAGCCGAATCAGAGAACTTCGAGGAATGAAACAGGAAGCCCTTGCCGCAGAATTAGGGATCAGCCAACAAAGTGTATCCAGTTTAGAACAAAGCGAGCATATTGAAGATGAAAAGCTTGAAAGAGTGGCGAAAGTGTTAGGGGTGAGTAAAGAGGCTATTGAGAATTTTAGTGAAGAAAATTTGATATATAATATTCAAAATAATTATGAAGGCTCTAATAAAGGAGCTTCGTCTGTAAGTGTTTCTAATTTGAATTGTACGTTTAATCCTTTGGATAGGTTAGTTCAGGCTTATGAAGAAAAAGAAAAACTTTACGAAAGATTGTTGAAAGCTGAAAAAGAGAAAGTGGCTTATTTAGAGAAATTACTGGATAAGAAATAG
- a CDS encoding porin family protein, protein MFKKLLTVVAILTTMISFSQEINFGVQGGYINIEGKSSNSLEDISTSGNSSGFYLGALVDFTLSDHFHLQPSVNYANADDVNFIIVPVLAQYYIQDSGFYLQAGPQGTFLLDNVSIGGIDLLNTFGLDLAFGAGYKINSNFFVEAKYSFELTNRFSKEVKDAADSEGIDVDSEFNAFSIGLGYKF, encoded by the coding sequence ATGTTTAAAAAATTACTAACTGTAGTCGCAATATTGACTACTATGATTTCTTTTAGCCAGGAAATTAATTTTGGTGTACAGGGAGGCTACATCAATATCGAGGGAAAATCTTCTAACTCTTTAGAGGATATTTCTACTTCAGGAAATTCCTCTGGATTTTATCTGGGTGCATTGGTTGACTTTACCTTATCAGATCATTTTCATTTACAACCTTCTGTTAATTATGCCAATGCCGATGATGTTAATTTTATAATCGTTCCGGTTCTTGCGCAGTATTACATACAAGATTCTGGCTTTTATCTTCAGGCAGGACCGCAAGGTACTTTTTTGCTAGACAACGTTTCAATAGGAGGAATCGATCTTTTAAATACTTTTGGGCTGGATTTAGCTTTTGGTGCGGGTTATAAAATTAATTCTAATTTTTTCGTAGAAGCAAAATACAGTTTTGAACTAACGAACAGGTTTTCAAAAGAGGTAAAAGATGCGGCTGATTCTGAGGGGATCGATGTTGATTCTGAATTTAATGCATTTAGTATAGGACTAGGATATAAATTTTAA
- a CDS encoding DUF3667 domain-containing protein produces MIICKNCHQRFQGNYCNRCGQKATVKRIHRGFIFNDLQLGLFNIDSGFFYTAKELFTRPGYAIKDYIVGKRVRYFMPVSMLLVLSTVYSFLYHYLDVDIFYQGTSVYSENEKYMSLVKALDGNYAYYTLVSLHIFSFSSWLLFKRFGYNFSEHFVLNTYAACQRLFFHTIFLSILYIAPEEQNKYIFIFRIQLIVDFLLFLWCFIQFFKMRTITIIIKTCLSLILSYFILLIIISFIYYVL; encoded by the coding sequence ATGATAATTTGTAAAAATTGCCATCAGCGTTTTCAGGGGAACTATTGTAATAGATGTGGGCAAAAAGCTACTGTAAAAAGAATTCATCGAGGATTTATTTTTAATGATTTACAGTTAGGCCTTTTCAATATCGACTCAGGTTTTTTCTATACCGCTAAGGAACTTTTCACACGACCGGGTTATGCTATTAAAGATTATATTGTAGGTAAGAGAGTTAGGTATTTTATGCCTGTCTCTATGTTACTTGTATTATCTACAGTATATAGTTTCTTATATCATTATTTAGATGTTGATATTTTTTACCAGGGCACTAGCGTGTATAGCGAGAATGAAAAATATATGAGTCTTGTTAAAGCCTTAGACGGAAACTATGCCTATTATACGCTGGTTTCCCTACATATTTTTTCATTTAGTTCATGGTTATTATTTAAAAGATTTGGATATAACTTTTCAGAGCATTTTGTGTTAAATACCTATGCTGCCTGTCAACGACTTTTTTTTCATACTATTTTTCTAAGCATTCTTTATATAGCTCCAGAAGAACAGAATAAATACATTTTTATTTTTCGCATACAACTAATTGTCGATTTTTTACTTTTTCTATGGTGTTTTATTCAATTTTTCAAAATGAGAACAATTACGATAATCATTAAAACTTGCTTAAGTTTAATTTTATCCTATTTCATCCTACTCATCATAATCTCTTTTATTTATTATGTCCTATAA
- a CDS encoding DUF4421 family protein produces MAQNKDSAAIISYADKMQIKLNVDSHLENYYVSNNESETDLNLALNNDLRLTLLLDYKIFSLSYSFTPDFLPGNHGDENKGESSYSDFSVSLYPGQFVQELTYQRMKGFYVVNTADFVANLPEDSAYLLFPDLKRTFYGGSTAYILNSDFSIENLVYQREWQRYSTGSFVPRFNYSYAEFSNDFEDFKGKEKDFDFSLDLNYYYNWVLAERFNLSPYAYGGLGTRIQNYRQSGDKLNEKESNTYFTQEYGGGLQLGYNTDKFLMGARVSYKSLNYKNASDLRIQNDSWYGLFFIGYRLDPPENLKRIGDQF; encoded by the coding sequence TTGGCACAAAACAAGGATTCTGCAGCCATAATATCCTATGCTGATAAAATGCAGATTAAGCTTAATGTAGATTCACATTTAGAGAATTACTATGTTTCAAACAATGAATCCGAAACAGATTTAAATCTTGCCTTAAATAATGATTTAAGACTTACGCTTCTTTTAGACTATAAAATCTTTAGTCTTTCTTATTCTTTTACGCCAGATTTTTTACCTGGAAATCATGGAGATGAGAATAAAGGAGAGAGTAGTTATTCTGATTTTAGTGTTTCATTATACCCCGGTCAATTTGTACAGGAATTAACCTATCAGCGAATGAAAGGGTTTTATGTAGTAAATACGGCTGATTTTGTTGCCAATCTGCCAGAAGATAGTGCCTATTTGCTTTTTCCAGATCTAAAAAGAACCTTCTATGGAGGTTCTACCGCTTATATTCTAAATTCTGATTTCTCTATAGAAAATTTAGTGTACCAGAGAGAGTGGCAGCGCTATAGTACTGGAAGTTTTGTACCTAGATTCAACTATAGTTATGCTGAATTTTCTAATGATTTTGAGGACTTTAAAGGAAAAGAGAAAGATTTTGATTTCAGTTTAGATCTGAATTATTACTACAACTGGGTTCTTGCGGAAAGGTTTAACCTCTCGCCATATGCTTATGGGGGCTTAGGAACCCGTATCCAAAATTATAGGCAAAGCGGCGATAAATTGAATGAAAAAGAATCAAATACATATTTTACCCAGGAATATGGTGGCGGGTTACAGCTTGGCTATAATACAGACAAATTTCTTATGGGAGCAAGAGTTTCTTATAAATCCTTAAATTATAAGAATGCTAGTGATTTACGTATACAAAATGATTCATGGTACGGATTATTTTTTATAGGATACCGTCTGGATCCACCTGAAAATTTAAAAAGAATTGGAGATCAATTTTAA
- a CDS encoding helix-turn-helix domain-containing protein has product MKQINSLSDFHMLLHLPKPLHPLVSVVLVSELHIKNTEVWKQFSTNFYTISLKNNIRSKVKYGQQYYDFDTGTMTFTAPKQVQSVEIDNAINYNDNAGTGYVLMFHPDFLGKHPLATTITNYGFFSYSLNESLHLSEKEENNIVEIFQKIQIEYQHIDRHTQDVILSLIDVLLNLSNRFYERQFITRKAVNNDLLSKIDYLLKTYFEQEQALNSGLPTVTYLAEQLNVSARYLSDMLRSFTGQSTQQFIHNKLIEKAKEELSTTNLSVSEIAYQLGFEHPQSFSKFFKNKTNESPLKFRQSFN; this is encoded by the coding sequence ATGAAACAAATAAATTCTCTTTCTGATTTTCACATGCTACTACACTTACCAAAGCCTTTACATCCTTTGGTAAGCGTCGTACTTGTTTCTGAATTACATATTAAAAATACTGAAGTTTGGAAACAGTTTTCTACCAATTTTTACACAATCTCCTTAAAAAATAATATTCGATCCAAAGTAAAATATGGTCAACAGTATTACGACTTCGATACCGGTACCATGACATTTACTGCACCAAAACAAGTGCAATCTGTTGAAATTGATAATGCCATTAACTATAATGACAATGCTGGAACTGGATATGTACTAATGTTTCATCCGGATTTTTTAGGAAAGCACCCACTGGCAACAACTATTACAAATTATGGTTTTTTCTCATATTCATTAAATGAATCCTTACACCTTTCGGAAAAGGAAGAAAATAATATCGTAGAAATATTTCAAAAGATTCAAATCGAATATCAACACATCGATAGGCACACACAAGATGTAATTCTTTCTTTAATTGATGTGTTACTTAATCTTAGTAATCGTTTTTATGAACGGCAATTCATTACCCGAAAAGCTGTTAACAACGATTTGCTTTCTAAAATAGACTACTTATTAAAAACGTATTTTGAACAGGAGCAGGCATTAAATTCCGGACTTCCAACTGTTACTTATTTAGCAGAGCAATTAAATGTTTCGGCACGTTACTTGAGTGATATGCTGCGCTCATTTACCGGGCAAAGCACTCAACAATTCATTCACAATAAACTAATAGAAAAGGCAAAAGAAGAACTATCAACAACTAATTTATCGGTAAGTGAAATAGCTTATCAATTAGGATTTGAGCATCCACAATCTTTTAGCAAATTTTTCAAAAATAAAACGAATGAATCTCCTCTTAAATTTAGACAATCATTTAATTGA
- a CDS encoding SDR family oxidoreductase → MSKTILITGASSGLGKETAILFQSKGWNVIATMRNPKDETELSKLDNIILHELDVTNLEQIKTLVGNVIENNNIDVVFNNAGYGLMGALEAVSDEQIALQINTNLLGAIRVTKAFIPYFRQKKAGLFITTTSIGGSLAFPLHSLYQATKFGLEGWSESMSFELSQYHIAIKTIAPGAIATDFAGRSLDKSSHKAYQELEDKLFGNIDTMMKEAGTPTQIAEIVYEAATDGKDKIKYVAGGDANKMMNTRKDIGSEGFRKMIRKQFLGF, encoded by the coding sequence ATGTCTAAGACAATTTTAATTACTGGGGCTTCTTCAGGTCTAGGAAAAGAAACTGCTATCTTATTTCAATCTAAAGGCTGGAATGTCATTGCAACAATGCGAAATCCTAAAGACGAAACAGAGCTTTCTAAATTGGATAATATAATTCTCCATGAATTGGATGTTACCAATTTAGAGCAGATAAAAACTCTTGTGGGTAATGTTATTGAAAATAACAATATAGATGTAGTATTCAATAACGCAGGTTATGGTCTTATGGGAGCCTTAGAGGCTGTAAGTGATGAGCAAATTGCACTCCAGATAAATACCAATCTTTTGGGTGCTATTCGAGTTACAAAAGCCTTTATTCCTTATTTCAGGCAAAAGAAAGCAGGATTATTTATTACGACAACATCCATCGGTGGTAGTTTAGCTTTTCCCCTACATTCTCTCTATCAGGCTACAAAATTTGGGTTGGAAGGATGGTCAGAAAGTATGTCTTTTGAATTGAGCCAATACCATATTGCAATAAAAACAATTGCCCCAGGTGCTATTGCTACTGATTTTGCAGGCAGATCTCTGGACAAAAGCTCACATAAGGCTTATCAGGAATTAGAGGATAAATTGTTTGGTAATATTGATACAATGATGAAGGAAGCAGGGACCCCAACACAAATAGCCGAAATAGTCTACGAAGCCGCAACAGATGGAAAAGATAAAATAAAATATGTTGCCGGAGGAGATGCCAACAAAATGATGAATACGCGAAAAGACATAGGAAGTGAGGGGTTTAGAAAAATGATAAGAAAACAATTTTTAGGATTTTAA
- a CDS encoding PEGA domain-containing protein, with protein sequence MNTFFKAVTIVLALAITSCATIISGSRQEVLINSNPKQALVSINEIEMGQTPIQKKLKRNQEYNVVLKLDGYKAYRTTLKKKFNAWYLGNIVIGGIIGLVVDPITGAMYKLKPEEIDGRPQQGSTYRTDNGTLYLTISMEVDPNWEKVGQLERSE encoded by the coding sequence ATGAATACTTTTTTTAAAGCAGTAACTATTGTTTTGGCATTGGCGATTACCAGTTGCGCCACAATCATTTCTGGCTCCCGGCAGGAAGTATTAATAAACTCTAACCCTAAACAAGCTCTGGTATCTATTAATGAAATTGAGATGGGGCAAACACCAATCCAAAAAAAACTAAAAAGAAATCAGGAATATAATGTCGTACTTAAACTTGATGGATACAAGGCCTATAGAACAACCTTAAAGAAAAAATTTAACGCCTGGTATTTAGGAAATATAGTGATTGGTGGAATTATCGGACTTGTTGTAGATCCTATTACCGGAGCCATGTATAAATTAAAACCTGAAGAAATAGACGGGCGACCTCAACAGGGTTCTACCTATAGAACAGATAATGGAACACTTTACCTAACTATTAGTATGGAAGTAGATCCAAATTGGGAGAAAGTAGGTCAGTTAGAGCGATCAGAATAA
- a CDS encoding aspartate:alanine exchanger family transporter, translating into MEFLNNSYLILFLIICLGFMLGNLKVKGISLDISAIIFVALIFGHLGATLPDILEKIGLILFIYTIGLQAGPGFFEAFKDQGKNLIVIAVVVVLSATLLTYIAILIFDIDKPIAIGLLSGALTSTPGLAAGIDVTKSNLVSIGYGIAYPLGVILVIIFVRLYPQLFKLNIDDLEKEYKQKMTAHQKPIFTRNFIVENNSAIGMSIEQLGVREMTKGIISRVKHNDHVFTPTPQTVLHKNDLLKAVGTEDALKRIGLLIGSTTDEELYFNEEYVVQSFLITKPQVINKNLTQLNLRAKYDATITRLRRSGIELSASPRTKLQMGDKITLVCAKNHIQNISEILGDDNTNLSDTDFFPIATGIVLGILIGQISLNFGASFQFSLGLTGGILIVAMLLGRLGKTGPVLWSMSGTANNLLRQLGLMLFLASVGTKAGATFVETFNQYGINLFIVGAVVTFFPMLLATIVARIFLKLNILSMLGTLTGAMTSTPGLAATDSLTKSNAPAVAYATVYPIAMVLLILCIQLLGRL; encoded by the coding sequence ATGGAATTTTTAAATAATAGTTATTTGATACTCTTTTTGATTATCTGTTTAGGTTTTATGCTAGGGAATCTAAAGGTGAAAGGCATTTCATTAGATATTTCTGCAATTATTTTTGTGGCCTTAATATTTGGACATTTAGGCGCTACGCTACCCGATATTTTAGAAAAAATAGGGCTTATTTTATTCATTTATACTATTGGTCTCCAGGCAGGACCTGGTTTTTTTGAGGCATTTAAAGACCAGGGGAAAAACCTTATAGTTATAGCGGTTGTCGTTGTGCTTTCTGCAACCTTGCTTACGTATATTGCTATCCTAATATTTGATATCGATAAGCCAATTGCTATTGGCTTACTTTCCGGTGCCTTAACCAGTACCCCCGGATTAGCTGCGGGAATAGATGTTACCAAATCTAATTTGGTCTCTATAGGGTATGGAATAGCATATCCATTGGGAGTTATTCTCGTTATCATTTTTGTAAGGCTCTATCCCCAATTATTTAAATTGAATATTGATGATCTGGAAAAAGAATACAAACAAAAAATGACCGCTCATCAAAAACCTATATTTACTCGTAATTTTATTGTAGAAAATAATAGTGCCATAGGAATGAGCATAGAGCAGCTTGGTGTTAGAGAAATGACTAAAGGTATTATTTCCAGAGTTAAACATAACGACCATGTTTTTACCCCAACACCACAAACCGTATTACATAAAAACGATTTACTTAAAGCTGTGGGAACAGAAGATGCATTAAAACGAATAGGGCTTTTAATTGGTAGTACTACAGATGAAGAACTTTATTTTAACGAAGAATATGTAGTACAGTCTTTTTTAATTACCAAACCCCAGGTGATCAATAAAAATCTTACACAGTTAAATTTAAGAGCTAAATACGATGCTACGATCACGCGATTAAGACGTAGTGGGATCGAACTTTCTGCCAGTCCCCGTACAAAATTGCAAATGGGGGACAAGATTACGCTGGTTTGTGCAAAAAATCATATCCAAAATATCTCTGAAATTTTAGGGGATGATAATACGAACTTATCAGATACCGATTTTTTTCCTATCGCTACAGGGATTGTCCTAGGAATACTAATTGGTCAAATCTCCCTAAATTTTGGGGCTTCTTTCCAGTTTAGTCTTGGGTTAACAGGAGGGATACTAATTGTAGCCATGCTATTGGGCCGACTAGGAAAAACAGGGCCGGTTTTATGGAGTATGAGTGGAACGGCGAATAATCTTTTGCGACAACTAGGACTAATGCTTTTTTTAGCTTCCGTAGGAACTAAAGCCGGTGCTACATTTGTGGAAACTTTCAATCAGTATGGGATTAACCTATTTATTGTGGGAGCAGTTGTTACGTTTTTTCCAATGCTTTTAGCCACTATAGTCGCCCGAATATTTTTAAAATTAAATATATTATCGATGTTGGGCACGCTTACAGGGGCGATGACCAGTACACCGGGACTTGCGGCCACAGACTCGCTTACAAAAAGCAATGCCCCCGCGGTGGCATATGCTACTGTGTACCCAATTGCTATGGTATTGCTTATCTTATGTATACAACTGTTAGGGCGTTTATAA
- a CDS encoding energy transducer TonB → MKTKKNPKADLNRGSLIFFQIGLIIVLSSVYFMIEMRTYNVTSQDNFIMEVEEERILEIPVTQMNTPPPPPPPPAPEVPEIIDLVENDIDIEEDEIASTESNQDIKINVIAEVSDISGSEVEEEIEQVPFVFVEEVPIYPGCEDLKDNEARKQCMIQKIDEFVRTNFNTEIGTEAGVSGINRIIVLFKIDEFGKVSEIKSRAPHILLEQEAERVIKSLPQMTPGMQRNRPVRISYSLPIVFDFRDHN, encoded by the coding sequence ATGAAAACCAAGAAAAATCCAAAAGCTGACCTTAATAGAGGAAGTTTGATTTTTTTTCAAATTGGGCTAATCATAGTGCTATCCTCTGTTTACTTTATGATCGAGATGCGAACCTATAATGTTACCAGCCAGGATAATTTTATTATGGAAGTGGAAGAAGAAAGAATTTTAGAAATACCGGTAACCCAAATGAATACTCCGCCTCCCCCACCTCCACCCCCTGCGCCAGAGGTTCCTGAAATTATAGATTTGGTCGAAAATGATATAGATATTGAAGAAGATGAAATCGCCTCTACAGAAAGTAATCAGGATATCAAGATTAATGTTATTGCTGAAGTTTCAGATATTTCAGGAAGTGAGGTGGAAGAAGAAATCGAGCAGGTACCATTTGTTTTTGTCGAAGAAGTTCCTATCTATCCGGGTTGCGAAGATTTAAAGGATAATGAAGCACGAAAACAATGTATGATCCAAAAAATAGATGAATTTGTAAGGACAAATTTTAATACTGAAATAGGCACCGAAGCCGGTGTTTCTGGTATAAATCGAATCATTGTCTTATTCAAAATAGACGAATTTGGTAAAGTATCAGAAATTAAATCTAGAGCTCCGCATATTTTGTTGGAACAAGAAGCTGAACGGGTAATTAAAAGTTTACCCCAAATGACCCCTGGTATGCAAAGGAATAGACCTGTGAGAATTTCATACTCACTTCCTATAGTGTTTGATTTTAGAGATCACAATTAA